In Microbacterium enclense, one genomic interval encodes:
- the thrB gene encoding homoserine kinase, which yields MTEGPGRRVAVRVPATSANLGPGFDTLGLALSVYDELVVEQLDTDRLEIEVEGEGTADVPRDASHLVVRAMAHTYASVGRTLPGVRLTAHNVIPHGRGMGSSGAAVVAGILAAKGLLEGEVAFSDVDLLRLATEMEGHPDNVAPGLFGGLTIAWMDAEGPQHKQLIVHRGVSPLVFVPSFTMSTAVARSLQPLQVPREDAVFNVSRSALLIAAMTQSPELLMAATEDKLHQNYRAQAMPETDRLVRALRAEGYAAVVSGAGPSVLVLADGPGQRLAAADLMASVVDTPWQALMLAVDVKGGTVKSAEGSA from the coding sequence GTGACCGAAGGCCCCGGCCGTCGGGTCGCGGTCCGCGTTCCCGCCACGAGCGCGAACCTCGGACCCGGCTTCGACACCCTCGGTCTCGCGCTGAGCGTCTACGACGAGCTCGTCGTCGAGCAGCTCGACACCGACCGCCTCGAGATCGAGGTCGAGGGGGAGGGCACAGCCGACGTCCCCCGCGACGCCTCTCATCTGGTGGTCCGCGCGATGGCGCACACGTACGCCTCGGTCGGCCGCACCCTTCCCGGGGTGCGGCTGACTGCGCACAACGTCATCCCGCACGGCCGCGGCATGGGGTCCTCGGGTGCGGCGGTGGTGGCCGGCATCCTGGCGGCCAAGGGTCTGCTCGAGGGCGAGGTCGCGTTCAGCGACGTCGACCTGCTTCGCCTGGCCACCGAGATGGAGGGCCACCCCGACAACGTCGCTCCCGGTCTCTTCGGCGGTCTGACCATCGCGTGGATGGATGCCGAGGGCCCCCAGCACAAGCAGTTGATCGTGCACCGCGGCGTCTCGCCGCTCGTCTTCGTGCCGAGTTTCACGATGTCGACCGCCGTGGCGCGGAGCCTGCAGCCGCTCCAGGTGCCGCGCGAGGACGCCGTTTTCAACGTCTCGCGCTCGGCGCTGCTGATCGCGGCGATGACGCAGAGCCCGGAGCTGCTCATGGCGGCGACCGAAGACAAGCTGCACCAGAACTACCGTGCGCAGGCGATGCCCGAGACCGACCGCCTCGTGCGTGCGCTCCGGGCCGAAGGATATGCCGCCGTCGTCTCCGGTGCAGGCCCGAGCGTGCTGGTGCTCGCCGACGGGCCGGGGCAGCGTCTTGCCGCGGCTGATCTCATGGCATCCGTCGTCGACACCCCGTGGCAGGCGCTCATGCTCGCCGTCGACGTCAAGGGTGGTACAGTGAAAAGCGCAGAGGGTTCCGCATAA
- a CDS encoding homoserine dehydrogenase, whose product MTDYRTLRVALLGAGAVGSQVADLLLKHGDELADRAGAKLELAGIAVRNLEAKRDADLPQELFTTDAETLIVGSDIVIELMGGIEPARTQVLHAIASGADVVTANKALLATHGSEVFEAADQVGAEVYYEAAAAGAIPIIRPLRDSLAGDRVVRIMGIVNGTTNYILDRMDTEGADFADVLAQAQELGYAEADPTADVEGYDAAQKAAILASLAFHTTVPLDAVHREGITSVDAAMIESARHAGYVIKLLAVCERLAAEDGGTESISVRVYPALVERTHPLASVHGANNAVFVQAEAAGDLMFYGAGAGGVQTASAVLGDVVSAARRHIAGGVGVGESTRANLPAVPIGRVITRYQITLEVDDKPGVLATVAGILSEGRVSIATVEQTVIEAYEKTSTSGSARLVIGTHKAREQDLSETVERLAASGVVERVVSVLRVEGN is encoded by the coding sequence ATGACCGACTACCGCACGCTCCGCGTGGCGCTCCTCGGCGCCGGCGCCGTCGGCTCGCAGGTCGCCGACCTGCTGCTCAAGCACGGCGACGAGCTCGCCGACCGCGCGGGCGCGAAGCTCGAGCTCGCCGGCATCGCCGTGCGCAATCTCGAGGCGAAGCGCGACGCCGACCTGCCGCAGGAACTGTTCACCACCGACGCCGAGACCCTCATCGTCGGCAGCGACATCGTCATCGAGCTGATGGGCGGCATCGAGCCCGCCCGCACGCAGGTGCTGCACGCGATCGCCTCGGGCGCCGACGTCGTCACAGCCAACAAGGCGCTGCTGGCGACGCACGGCTCGGAAGTCTTCGAAGCCGCCGATCAGGTGGGTGCGGAGGTCTATTACGAGGCGGCCGCTGCCGGCGCGATCCCGATCATCCGGCCGCTGCGCGACTCGCTGGCCGGTGACCGCGTCGTGCGGATCATGGGCATCGTGAACGGCACGACGAACTACATCCTCGACCGCATGGACACCGAGGGTGCGGACTTCGCCGACGTCCTGGCCCAGGCGCAGGAGCTCGGTTACGCCGAGGCCGACCCGACGGCCGACGTCGAGGGCTACGACGCGGCGCAGAAGGCCGCGATCCTCGCGAGCCTCGCGTTCCACACGACGGTGCCTCTGGATGCCGTGCACCGCGAGGGCATCACCTCCGTCGATGCCGCGATGATCGAATCCGCGCGCCACGCGGGTTACGTCATCAAGCTCCTCGCGGTCTGCGAGCGACTCGCCGCCGAGGACGGCGGCACGGAGTCGATCTCGGTGCGCGTGTACCCCGCGTTGGTGGAGCGCACTCACCCCCTCGCGAGCGTGCACGGCGCGAACAACGCCGTCTTCGTGCAGGCCGAGGCCGCGGGCGACCTCATGTTCTACGGCGCCGGCGCCGGGGGTGTGCAGACCGCGTCCGCCGTGCTCGGCGACGTCGTGTCGGCGGCGCGCCGCCACATCGCCGGGGGAGTGGGCGTGGGTGAGTCGACCCGCGCGAACCTCCCCGCCGTCCCGATCGGTCGCGTCATCACGCGCTACCAGATCACGCTCGAGGTCGACGACAAGCCGGGCGTGCTCGCCACCGTCGCCGGCATCCTGAGCGAGGGTCGCGTGTCGATCGCGACCGTCGAGCAGACCGTCATCGAGGCGTACGAGAAGACCTCGACCAGCGGCTCGGCCCGCCTGGTCATCGGAACACACAAGGCCCGCGAGCAGGACCTGAGCGAGACCGTCGAGCGTCTCGCCGCGAGCGGCGTCGTCGAGCGCGTGGTCTCCGTGCTGCGCGTGGAAGGGAACTGA
- the lysA gene encoding diaminopimelate decarboxylase, translated as MSASHSALVPEWLTAPDEANELVAPVWPSSAHRVDDGSVEIGGVSVFDLRDRFGTPLYVLDEDEVRDHARRARDAFDDAAARHGVRARVYYAGKAFLSTEVVRWVVDEGLAVDVCTRGELEVALAAGADPARLGFHGNNKSVGELERAVEVGIGSVVVDSPIEIERLAAIADRRGAVQSVLVRVRTGVHAETHAFLATAHEDQKFGFSLEGAAEAVARIRDLPSLRFVGLHAHIGSQIFDSSGFRESAARLVDLHAELLAGGEIPVLNVGGGFGISYTSVDDPKPIEEIADGILDAIADECAVRGIPMPDVATEPGRVIVGQAGVTLYEVGTVKTVTAAENLERTYVSVDGGMSDNARPALYGADFSARIVSRVSHAVPALSRVVGRHCESGDIVVDAEYLPADVTPGDLLAVPATGAYCFSLASNYNYTPRPPVVAVRDGRARVIVRGESVDDLLFRDVGVAASADSSRTAPPHGDTE; from the coding sequence GTGTCCGCCTCGCACTCCGCGCTCGTGCCCGAGTGGCTCACCGCCCCGGACGAAGCGAACGAGCTCGTCGCCCCCGTCTGGCCCTCGTCCGCGCACCGCGTCGATGACGGGTCCGTCGAGATCGGCGGCGTGTCGGTGTTCGATCTGCGTGACCGCTTCGGCACACCGCTCTACGTCCTCGACGAGGACGAGGTGCGCGACCACGCCCGCCGTGCCCGCGACGCGTTCGACGACGCGGCGGCCCGTCACGGCGTCCGGGCTCGCGTGTACTACGCGGGCAAGGCGTTCCTCTCGACCGAGGTGGTGCGCTGGGTCGTCGACGAGGGCCTCGCCGTCGACGTGTGCACGCGCGGCGAGCTCGAAGTCGCTCTCGCCGCCGGAGCCGACCCGGCGCGCCTCGGCTTCCACGGCAACAACAAGAGCGTCGGCGAACTCGAGCGCGCCGTCGAGGTCGGCATCGGCTCTGTCGTCGTCGACAGCCCGATCGAGATCGAGCGCCTCGCCGCGATCGCCGACCGCCGTGGCGCCGTGCAGTCGGTGCTCGTGCGCGTACGCACCGGTGTCCACGCCGAGACCCACGCTTTTCTGGCCACCGCCCACGAGGACCAGAAGTTCGGCTTCTCCCTCGAGGGGGCGGCCGAGGCGGTCGCTCGTATCCGCGACCTGCCGAGCTTGCGCTTCGTCGGGCTCCACGCGCACATCGGCTCGCAGATCTTCGACTCGTCCGGCTTCCGCGAATCCGCCGCGCGGTTGGTCGACCTCCACGCCGAGCTCCTCGCCGGGGGAGAGATCCCCGTGCTCAATGTCGGCGGCGGATTCGGCATCTCCTACACCTCCGTCGACGACCCGAAGCCGATCGAGGAGATCGCCGACGGCATCCTGGATGCCATCGCCGACGAGTGCGCGGTGCGCGGCATCCCGATGCCCGACGTCGCCACCGAGCCCGGCCGCGTCATCGTGGGGCAAGCCGGCGTCACCCTGTACGAGGTCGGAACCGTCAAGACCGTCACGGCCGCGGAGAACCTCGAGCGCACGTACGTGAGCGTCGACGGCGGGATGAGCGACAACGCCCGCCCCGCGCTGTACGGCGCCGACTTCTCGGCGCGTATCGTCTCGCGCGTCAGCCATGCGGTCCCGGCGCTGTCGCGCGTCGTCGGGCGGCACTGCGAGTCGGGTGACATCGTCGTGGATGCCGAGTACCTCCCCGCCGACGTCACGCCCGGCGACCTTCTCGCCGTCCCCGCGACCGGCGCCTACTGCTTCTCGCTCGCGAGCAACTACAACTACACCCCGCGTCCGCCGGTCGTCGCCGTGCGCGACGGACGGGCGCGCGTCATCGTCCGCGGAGAGAGCGTCGACGACCTTCTCTTCCGCGACGTCGGCGTCGCGGCATCCGCTGACTCATCCCGCACCGCACCACCCCACGGAGACACCGAATGA
- the thrC gene encoding threonine synthase, translated as MAHLWRGVLREYADRLGVTDASTVVTLGEGGTPLLPAPSLSRRTGANVWVKFEGMNPTGSFKDRGMTVALSRAVEHGAKAVICASTGNTSASAAAYAAHAGITAAVLVPEGKIAMGKLSQAVAHNGRLIQIRGNFDDCLEIARELADHYPVHLVNSVNPDRIEGQKTAAYEVVEVLGDAPDFHFIPVGNAGNYTAYSRGYREEAARGVATTVPRMFGFQAAGSAPLVRGEVVKNPETIASAIRIGNPASWELALEARDATDGYFGAIDDAGILEAQKILAGEVGIFVEPASAISVAGLLDRAEAGVVPAGARVVLTVTGHGLKDPQWALRQADGTDVQPTVVDATTSEVASVLDLQPVTA; from the coding sequence ATGGCACACCTCTGGCGCGGAGTCCTCCGCGAATACGCCGATCGACTGGGCGTCACCGACGCCTCCACCGTCGTCACCCTCGGCGAGGGCGGCACGCCCCTGCTGCCCGCACCCTCGCTGTCGCGCCGCACGGGCGCCAACGTGTGGGTGAAGTTCGAGGGCATGAACCCCACCGGCTCCTTCAAGGACCGCGGCATGACGGTCGCCCTGTCGCGCGCGGTCGAGCACGGCGCGAAGGCCGTCATCTGCGCCTCGACCGGTAACACCTCGGCCTCCGCGGCGGCCTACGCCGCCCACGCCGGCATCACCGCTGCCGTGCTCGTTCCCGAGGGCAAGATCGCCATGGGCAAGCTCAGCCAGGCGGTCGCGCACAACGGCCGTCTCATCCAGATCCGCGGCAACTTCGACGACTGCCTCGAGATCGCCCGCGAGCTCGCCGACCACTACCCGGTTCACCTCGTCAACTCGGTCAACCCCGACCGCATCGAGGGTCAGAAGACCGCCGCGTACGAGGTCGTCGAGGTGCTCGGCGACGCCCCCGACTTCCACTTCATCCCCGTCGGCAACGCCGGCAACTACACCGCCTACTCACGTGGCTACCGCGAAGAGGCCGCGCGCGGCGTCGCCACCACGGTGCCGCGCATGTTCGGCTTCCAAGCCGCCGGCTCCGCCCCGCTCGTGCGTGGCGAGGTCGTGAAGAACCCCGAGACCATCGCGAGCGCGATCCGTATCGGCAACCCCGCCTCGTGGGAGCTCGCGCTCGAAGCGCGGGACGCGACCGACGGCTACTTCGGCGCGATCGACGACGCCGGCATCCTCGAGGCGCAGAAGATCCTCGCCGGTGAGGTCGGCATCTTCGTCGAGCCCGCCTCGGCGATCAGCGTCGCGGGTCTGCTCGACCGGGCCGAGGCCGGGGTCGTTCCCGCCGGAGCGCGCGTCGTGCTCACCGTCACCGGTCACGGTCTGAAGGACCCGCAGTGGGCCCTCCGCCAGGCAGACGGGACCGACGTCCAGCCCACCGTCGTCGACGCGACCACCTCGGAGGTCGCCTCGGTTCTCGACCTGCAGCCGGTGACCGCGTGA
- a CDS encoding DUF2993 domain-containing protein, protein MADATTAPRKSRRWIAILAVVIVVAVGAVVAAEFIARSVVTSTVRSLVVKNVGLPDDQELDVQVPGVVLPQLITGRLDEVTITSDDVTLGPITGDVFVDMRGVPVSGGAAAEGGTASVRLDEAQVRTLLAQIPDFPSGTVTMAAPDLTFTNDLSVFGIAIPVGVSVVPGAAGGDLTLTPSAFELGGNNIDADTLRAQFGGVADALLRTQSLCIADRLPAALTLTTATVQDQTFVAVFDVAGGVLNDPALQGDGSCS, encoded by the coding sequence ATGGCGGATGCCACGACGGCCCCCCGGAAGAGCCGGCGATGGATCGCGATCCTCGCGGTGGTCATCGTGGTGGCGGTCGGCGCGGTGGTCGCCGCGGAGTTCATCGCGCGGTCCGTCGTCACCAGCACCGTGCGCTCGCTCGTGGTGAAGAACGTCGGTCTGCCCGATGACCAGGAGCTCGACGTCCAGGTCCCCGGGGTCGTGCTCCCGCAGCTGATCACCGGGCGCCTCGACGAGGTGACGATCACCTCTGACGACGTCACTCTCGGCCCCATCACGGGCGACGTGTTCGTCGACATGCGCGGTGTTCCCGTCTCGGGTGGAGCCGCCGCGGAGGGGGGAACGGCCTCCGTCCGCCTCGACGAGGCTCAGGTGCGCACGCTCCTCGCTCAGATCCCCGACTTCCCGTCCGGGACGGTCACCATGGCGGCTCCCGATCTGACGTTCACGAACGACCTGTCGGTGTTCGGCATTGCGATCCCCGTGGGCGTCTCCGTCGTGCCCGGAGCGGCGGGCGGCGATCTCACGTTGACCCCCTCGGCCTTCGAACTCGGGGGCAACAACATCGACGCCGACACGTTGCGAGCGCAGTTCGGTGGCGTGGCCGACGCTCTCCTGCGTACGCAGAGCCTCTGCATCGCCGACCGGCTGCCCGCGGCCCTCACGCTCACGACAGCGACGGTGCAGGATCAGACCTTCGTGGCCGTGTTCGATGTCGCGGGCGGGGTCTTGAACGACCCGGCCCTGCAGGGAGACGGCTCGTGCTCCTGA